One genomic region from Conexibacter woesei DSM 14684 encodes:
- a CDS encoding ArgE/DapE family deacylase, translating into MPSSDRLVERLSAAVEQRRDELIAFAAQLVQAPSVTGEEALAQRLVSAAARDAGLDVAELAVDPARVAPRLASAARESFATRGNVHAVRRGRGGGRSLLLNGHVDVVPAGDPARWTRPPFAGVVEDGRLWGRGACDMKAGVAASLFAIRAVHDAGVALAGDVALLTTVGEETGGAGAIAWALDNAGAVDGVIVAEPTRARIAPAHTGAQFFRVTLTGRAAHACMRETGVSAIEQFVSLHTALLAYEEERNAAFGHPLYAGLPTRPLPTNVGVVRGGEWPVTVPESLAFEGRIGTAPGEDSATARAGFEERLRRWTQADAWASLHPPVVEWLADFAGSETPAEHPLVTTLSSACEAALGRAPIVEGMTYGTDMAHFVRLAGLPCVLFGPGDVRAAHFTDEHVELEQVVEVTKALASAVVAWCGAV; encoded by the coding sequence ATGCCTTCCAGCGATCGACTCGTGGAGCGCCTGTCGGCCGCGGTCGAGCAGCGCCGCGACGAGCTGATCGCGTTCGCGGCTCAGCTCGTGCAGGCGCCGAGCGTGACCGGGGAGGAGGCGCTCGCCCAGCGGCTCGTTTCGGCGGCCGCGCGCGACGCCGGGCTCGACGTCGCCGAGCTGGCGGTCGACCCGGCGAGGGTCGCGCCGCGGCTCGCGAGCGCCGCGCGCGAGAGCTTCGCCACGCGCGGCAACGTCCACGCGGTGCGCCGCGGCCGCGGCGGCGGCCGCTCGCTGCTGCTCAACGGGCACGTCGACGTCGTCCCGGCCGGCGACCCGGCGCGCTGGACGCGCCCGCCGTTCGCCGGCGTCGTCGAGGACGGCCGCCTGTGGGGGCGCGGCGCCTGCGACATGAAGGCGGGGGTCGCCGCGTCGCTGTTCGCGATCCGCGCCGTCCACGACGCCGGCGTCGCGCTGGCCGGCGACGTGGCGCTGCTGACGACGGTCGGCGAGGAGACGGGCGGCGCTGGCGCGATCGCGTGGGCGCTCGACAACGCGGGCGCGGTCGACGGCGTGATCGTCGCGGAGCCGACGCGCGCGCGGATCGCCCCGGCGCACACCGGCGCGCAGTTCTTCCGCGTCACGCTCACCGGGCGCGCCGCCCACGCCTGCATGCGCGAGACGGGCGTCAGCGCGATCGAGCAGTTCGTCTCGCTGCACACGGCGCTGCTCGCCTACGAGGAGGAGCGCAACGCCGCCTTCGGCCATCCGCTCTACGCGGGCCTGCCGACGCGCCCGCTGCCGACGAACGTCGGCGTCGTGCGCGGCGGCGAGTGGCCGGTGACGGTGCCCGAGTCGCTCGCCTTCGAGGGGCGCATCGGGACGGCGCCGGGGGAGGACTCTGCGACCGCACGCGCGGGCTTCGAGGAGCGGCTGCGCCGCTGGACCCAGGCCGACGCGTGGGCGTCGCTGCATCCGCCCGTCGTCGAGTGGCTCGCCGACTTCGCCGGCTCCGAGACGCCTGCCGAGCACCCGCTCGTGACGACGCTCTCCTCGGCCTGCGAGGCCGCGCTCGGCCGCGCTCCGATCGTCGAGGGGATGACCTACGGCACCGACATGGCCCACTTCGTGCGTCTCGCCGGGCTGCCGTGCGTGCTGTTCGGCCCCGGCGACGTGCGCGCCGCGCACTTCACCGACGAGCACGTCGAGCTGGAGCAGGTCGTCGAGGTCACGAAGGCGCTTGCGAGCGCCGTCGTCGCGTGGTGCGGCGCGGTCTGA